One window of Botrimarina mediterranea genomic DNA carries:
- a CDS encoding sigma 54-interacting transcriptional regulator — translation MSSESETTDYLVIREGAKWTDVFRLQPGETVTIGRAPTNRIVVKDERCSRCHAEVFPSGGRWVLRDLESRNGTTVNGGRVTADHPLQPGDIIRVGSACMAFVDNLSLAFPDSNSVLRAAQPIGGSTDLGAEGLGRIAAELEQAVLDGDVLDEDAESVFEPLPNEPTHITHRRNQSRYLEPGFDPGLSDPAIEPVGSTPKVGRAATMLCRLAFELAKEPDVESLAKRALDGLIDGTQADAGAVLLLDSKKTDGAASAGDLRQISSRSDSLHRYHRVSDFLAGTVLREGQGVLARNIMDDSQLGARDSSGDILATSVLCAPLRGDAGPLGMIHLYSTDNAHGLDPDDLEVTLAVADTVAVALRNLARRDALAENLDKVKYENSQLRERLGVESEIVGRSEAIDRVTQEIARAAPSRATVLIRGESGVGKELVARAVHFSSPRRKGPFVCLNCAALSESLLESELFGHEKGAFTGATDRKVGKFEAAHSGTLMLDEIGEMSPSIQAKFLRVLEGHAFERVGGNKAITVDVRVIAATNRDLEQQVAEGLFRRDLYFRLHVLEIVVPPLRKRPDDIPVLAQFFLDRFNTETGRRLTGFSSRAVDAMLSYRWPGNVREMKNVIERAVVLSRGDVIDVDDLVLSTLKTSGDTEAETPPGKVGHYEPLPLEEIERRHILATLKSTGWNKSRSASILGIERSTLDRKIRRYELKRTKAPSGG, via the coding sequence ATGTCCTCGGAAAGCGAAACCACCGACTATCTGGTGATCCGCGAAGGGGCGAAGTGGACCGACGTTTTTCGGCTCCAACCGGGCGAGACGGTCACCATCGGCCGGGCGCCCACCAACCGCATCGTCGTCAAGGACGAGCGCTGCAGCCGCTGCCACGCCGAGGTCTTCCCCTCCGGCGGGCGTTGGGTGCTCCGCGACCTCGAGAGTCGCAACGGCACGACGGTCAACGGCGGCCGCGTCACGGCGGACCACCCACTCCAGCCGGGCGACATCATCCGCGTCGGCAGCGCCTGCATGGCGTTCGTTGACAATCTGTCGCTGGCTTTCCCCGACTCCAACAGCGTGCTGCGGGCCGCGCAGCCGATCGGCGGCTCGACCGACCTCGGCGCCGAGGGGCTCGGTCGAATCGCGGCCGAGCTCGAACAAGCGGTTCTCGACGGCGACGTGCTCGACGAAGACGCCGAAAGCGTTTTCGAGCCGCTGCCCAACGAGCCGACCCACATCACCCACCGCCGCAACCAGAGCCGCTATCTCGAGCCGGGTTTCGATCCCGGTCTCAGCGACCCCGCGATCGAGCCGGTGGGTTCGACGCCGAAGGTCGGCCGCGCGGCGACCATGCTCTGCCGATTGGCGTTCGAGCTCGCGAAAGAGCCGGACGTCGAATCGCTAGCGAAGCGCGCGCTCGATGGGCTCATCGACGGCACGCAAGCCGACGCCGGCGCTGTCTTGCTGCTCGATAGCAAGAAGACCGACGGCGCGGCGTCGGCCGGTGACTTGCGGCAGATTTCATCGCGGAGTGATTCGCTCCACCGCTACCACCGCGTCTCCGACTTCTTGGCGGGAACGGTGTTGCGCGAAGGGCAAGGCGTCCTCGCCCGCAACATCATGGACGACAGCCAGCTCGGCGCCCGCGACTCCAGCGGCGACATCCTGGCGACGAGCGTCCTCTGCGCGCCGCTGCGGGGCGACGCCGGCCCGCTGGGGATGATCCACCTCTACTCGACGGACAACGCCCACGGCCTCGACCCGGACGACCTCGAGGTCACGCTCGCCGTCGCCGACACCGTCGCCGTCGCGTTGCGGAACCTCGCGCGACGCGACGCGCTCGCCGAGAACCTCGACAAGGTCAAGTACGAGAACTCACAGCTCCGCGAACGCCTCGGCGTTGAGAGCGAGATCGTCGGCCGCAGCGAGGCGATCGATCGCGTCACGCAAGAGATCGCCCGGGCCGCGCCGAGCCGGGCCACCGTGCTGATCCGTGGCGAGAGCGGCGTCGGCAAAGAGCTCGTCGCCCGCGCCGTCCACTTCAGCAGCCCGCGGCGCAAAGGGCCGTTCGTGTGCCTCAATTGCGCGGCGCTCAGCGAGTCGCTGCTCGAGAGCGAGCTGTTCGGCCACGAGAAGGGCGCGTTCACCGGCGCCACCGATCGCAAGGTCGGCAAGTTCGAGGCCGCGCACTCCGGCACGCTGATGCTCGACGAGATCGGCGAGATGAGCCCGTCGATCCAGGCCAAGTTCCTGCGTGTCCTCGAGGGCCACGCCTTCGAGCGTGTCGGCGGCAACAAGGCGATCACGGTCGACGTCCGCGTCATCGCCGCCACCAACCGCGACCTCGAACAGCAGGTCGCCGAGGGCCTCTTCCGCCGCGACCTCTACTTCCGGCTGCATGTGCTGGAGATCGTTGTGCCGCCGCTCCGCAAGCGGCCAGATGACATCCCCGTGCTCGCGCAGTTCTTCCTCGACCGCTTCAACACCGAGACCGGCCGGCGACTCACCGGCTTCTCCAGCCGCGCGGTCGACGCGATGCTCAGCTACCGCTGGCCCGGCAACGTGCGTGAGATGAAGAACGTCATCGAGCGGGCCGTCGTCCTCTCGCGCGGCGACGTGATCGACGTCGACGACCTCGTGCTCTCGACGCTCAAGACCAGCGGCGACACCGAGGCCGAGACGCCGCCGGGCAAGGTCGGCCACTACGAGCCGCTGCCGCTGGAGGAAATCGAACGCCGCCACATCCTGGCGACGCTCAAGAGCACGGGCTGGAACAAGAGCCGCTCGGCCAGCATCCTCGGCATCGAACGCTCAACGCTCGACCGCAAGATCCGGCGGTACGAGTTGAAGCGCACGAAGGCGCCGTCGGGCGGTTAG
- a CDS encoding metal ABC transporter ATP-binding protein produces MSNEPTHAPIAPADDPSVPLSVHDLTVAYHRKPVIWDVGFDAAPGQLIGVVGPNGAGKSTLLKAILGLTPRASGRVHVFGKPYDENRGRVGYVPQRESVDWDFPIDALDVVTMGLYHEIGWMKRPGAEHRKRAMAALERVGMADLAGRQISQLSGGQQQRTFLARALVQDADLYFMDEPFAAVDASTEAAIVELLRDMRAQGKTALVVHHDLQTTPDYFDSVLLLNMRVVAYGPVAEVFTPANLQKTYGGRLTLLDEATEAMRRRERAL; encoded by the coding sequence ATGAGCAACGAGCCGACCCACGCACCGATCGCTCCGGCTGACGACCCGTCGGTTCCGCTATCGGTCCACGACCTGACGGTCGCTTACCACCGCAAGCCGGTGATCTGGGACGTAGGCTTCGACGCGGCGCCGGGGCAGCTGATCGGCGTGGTCGGCCCCAATGGCGCCGGCAAGAGCACGCTCCTCAAGGCAATCCTCGGCCTCACGCCGCGGGCCTCGGGCCGGGTCCACGTCTTCGGCAAGCCCTACGACGAGAACCGCGGCCGCGTCGGCTACGTGCCGCAGCGTGAGAGCGTGGACTGGGATTTCCCGATCGACGCTCTCGACGTGGTGACGATGGGCCTTTACCACGAGATCGGTTGGATGAAGCGTCCCGGCGCCGAGCACCGCAAGCGGGCGATGGCGGCGCTCGAGCGCGTCGGCATGGCGGACCTCGCCGGCCGGCAGATCAGCCAGCTCTCCGGCGGCCAGCAGCAGCGGACGTTCCTCGCCCGCGCACTGGTGCAGGACGCGGACCTCTACTTTATGGACGAGCCCTTTGCGGCCGTGGACGCGTCGACCGAGGCGGCGATCGTCGAGTTGCTCCGCGACATGCGCGCCCAAGGGAAGACGGCGCTGGTGGTCCACCACGATTTGCAGACGACGCCCGACTACTTCGACAGCGTGCTGCTGCTCAACATGCGCGTCGTCGCCTACGGTCCCGTGGCGGAGGTCTTCACGCCGGCGAATCTCCAGAAAACCTACGGCGGCCGACTGACGCTCCTCGACGAGGCGACCGAGGCGATGCGGCGCCGGGAGCGCGCCCTGTGA
- the mntR gene encoding manganese-binding transcriptional regulator MntR, with translation MPSPVTPRAAAQQASKPFKRTRSDHANETAEDYVEAIAETIARSGVCRNADLARLFAVSHVTVNKTIGRLQKEGLVATEPYGPVALTPAGEKLAAEASRRHETVLAFLLTLGISQAVAEVDSEGIEHHVSDETLRAFRRHIDAQTDR, from the coding sequence GTGCCCTCACCTGTTACGCCACGCGCCGCCGCCCAGCAAGCCTCCAAGCCCTTCAAGCGGACGCGCAGCGACCACGCCAACGAGACCGCCGAGGACTACGTCGAGGCGATCGCCGAGACGATCGCCCGCAGCGGCGTCTGCCGCAACGCCGACCTGGCCCGGCTGTTCGCTGTCAGCCACGTGACCGTCAACAAGACGATCGGTCGGCTGCAAAAGGAAGGCCTCGTCGCGACCGAGCCCTACGGCCCCGTCGCGCTGACCCCCGCGGGCGAGAAGCTCGCCGCCGAGGCGAGCCGGCGGCACGAGACCGTCCTCGCTTTCCTGCTGACGCTCGGCATTAGCCAAGCGGTCGCCGAGGTCGATTCCGAGGGGATCGAGCACCATGTCAGCGACGAGACGCTACGGGCCTTCCGCCGGCACATCGACGCCCAGACGGACCGCTAG
- a CDS encoding metal ABC transporter permease, which produces MIALPLAWSWALDGWIIAAGVLCAVAASLVGNFLVLRRMSLLGDAISHAVLPGLAAAFFLTGERASLPMFVGAVAVGLATAFLTEWVHRYGEVDEGASLGVVFTSLFAIGLVMIVQAADHVDLDPGCVLYGAIELTPLDTWEVLGWQVPRVVVTLAAVALVNLLYVTLFFKELKIAAFDPGLATTSGFSASLMHYSLTTLVAVTAVASFESVGNILVVAMLVTPPATARLLTDRLSTMIWLGALIAAASAVLGHLAAVEVPAWFGLRSTTTAGMMAVVVGLFFSAALFFSPKEGVVVRAVRRARLSLRILGEDVLGVLYRADEQSASAEPIAQTEAALRAHILCQTLPLRVVLWKLRRRGLIDRDHHGVRLTEAGAVQARELVRSHRLWEHYLVERAGLAPDRIHPEAERLEHITDRAMRDLLDQETSISATDPHGKAIPDEPESPS; this is translated from the coding sequence ATGATCGCGTTGCCGCTAGCTTGGAGTTGGGCGCTCGACGGCTGGATCATCGCCGCCGGGGTGCTGTGCGCCGTCGCCGCGTCGCTGGTGGGCAACTTCCTCGTGCTGCGGCGGATGAGCCTCCTGGGCGACGCCATCAGCCACGCCGTGTTGCCGGGCTTAGCGGCGGCGTTCTTCTTGACGGGCGAGCGCGCCAGCCTACCGATGTTCGTCGGCGCGGTGGCGGTCGGGCTCGCGACGGCGTTCCTCACCGAATGGGTCCATCGCTACGGCGAGGTGGACGAGGGGGCGTCGCTCGGTGTGGTGTTCACGTCGCTGTTCGCCATTGGGCTGGTGATGATCGTCCAGGCGGCCGACCATGTGGACCTCGACCCAGGCTGCGTCCTTTACGGCGCCATTGAGCTGACGCCGCTCGACACCTGGGAGGTGCTGGGGTGGCAAGTCCCGCGCGTCGTCGTCACGCTGGCGGCGGTGGCGCTGGTGAACCTGCTGTACGTCACGCTGTTCTTTAAGGAGCTAAAGATCGCGGCGTTCGATCCGGGCTTGGCGACCACCTCGGGCTTCAGCGCGAGCCTGATGCACTACTCGCTAACGACACTGGTGGCCGTCACCGCGGTGGCGAGTTTTGAGAGCGTCGGCAACATCCTCGTGGTGGCGATGCTCGTAACGCCGCCGGCGACGGCCCGGCTGCTCACCGACCGGCTGAGCACGATGATCTGGCTCGGCGCGCTGATCGCGGCGGCCTCGGCCGTGCTAGGGCACCTCGCTGCGGTCGAGGTCCCGGCCTGGTTTGGACTGCGGAGCACGACGACGGCCGGCATGATGGCGGTTGTCGTCGGCCTCTTTTTCTCGGCCGCCCTTTTCTTCTCGCCGAAGGAAGGCGTCGTCGTGCGGGCCGTGCGCCGCGCCAGACTATCGTTGCGGATTCTCGGTGAGGACGTGCTCGGCGTCCTCTACAGGGCCGACGAGCAGTCGGCCTCCGCCGAGCCGATCGCCCAGACCGAGGCGGCCCTGCGCGCCCACATTCTCTGCCAGACGCTGCCGCTGCGAGTGGTGCTATGGAAGCTGCGCCGCCGCGGCCTGATCGATCGCGATCATCACGGCGTTCGGCTCACCGAGGCAGGCGCCGTCCAGGCCCGCGAACTCGTCCGTTCCCACCGCCTCTGGGAGCACTACCTCGTTGAACGCGCCGGCCTCGCGCCCGACCGCATCCACCCCGAGGCCGAGCGTCTCGAGCACATCACCGACCGCGCCATGCGCGACCTGCTCGACCAAGAGACCTCGATCTCGGCGACCGACCCGCACGGCAAAGCAATCCCGGACGAGCCCGAATCGCCTTCTTAA
- a CDS encoding lamin tail domain-containing protein, translating to MRFCVVAAAVASLLAPTASQSQLLVTEVMYDPASDESRWEWIEVHNTGAVAIDLDGYVIDRVGDRARTTVTANILSNPLLGSAVVNNPTVLPAGGIAVLYNGPGLSYDRGRFRAAWPQMPAGATLIGVEGWSSNALTNAPKGSDYAPSLPAMTIGLWADVESYRLDAADFGTPSSADRRVFRVANAAAAFGYDDDAPWRDPQGKSAIHYISGPVFSPTSWGRSNAGYGGATASSKTFVPEPINAGDYGSPGMVPSGTPARPGLMITEILYDSASNTGAGNEWEWVEVFNSGPSIDFAATPYWFDDDDQAALTAANLTTGSIASGGVAVLFNASAASIDRIRDAWDQPGEAPINWIAVSEWPALANGGDAVGLWNSGAPYAADKAGEEPTFANAVASIAYDDSSPWPTGVNGDAIRLSNLGSDPADPGAWARARGAYADPQAYRSADVLAPGGVVDNAGGDHGSPGYHWPDIYPPLPGDYNNDGRVDAADYTVWRDNKPLPTETASVGVNDAADYAVWRANYRGAGLGGARAVPEPTAALSVAIGLMAFGRRGRRLGSGPIAATRPPRS from the coding sequence ATGCGATTCTGCGTCGTTGCCGCTGCCGTGGCGTCGCTGCTGGCTCCAACCGCTAGCCAGTCGCAACTCCTCGTCACCGAGGTGATGTACGACCCGGCTTCGGACGAAAGCCGCTGGGAGTGGATCGAGGTCCACAACACGGGAGCCGTTGCGATCGATCTCGATGGCTACGTCATCGACCGCGTTGGCGACCGCGCACGCACCACGGTGACGGCGAACATCCTCAGCAACCCGCTGCTCGGTTCCGCCGTCGTCAATAACCCGACGGTGCTGCCCGCAGGCGGGATCGCCGTGCTCTACAATGGCCCCGGGCTGAGCTACGACCGCGGCCGATTCCGCGCCGCATGGCCGCAGATGCCGGCAGGGGCGACGCTGATTGGCGTCGAGGGTTGGTCGTCGAACGCCCTCACCAACGCGCCCAAGGGGTCGGATTACGCTCCTTCGCTCCCCGCCATGACCATTGGCTTGTGGGCGGACGTGGAGTCGTATCGGCTCGACGCCGCCGACTTCGGCACGCCGAGCAGCGCTGATCGCCGAGTGTTCCGTGTCGCCAACGCTGCCGCCGCGTTTGGGTACGACGACGACGCCCCGTGGCGCGACCCGCAGGGAAAATCGGCAATCCATTACATCAGTGGGCCGGTCTTTTCCCCGACGAGTTGGGGCCGCAGCAATGCGGGTTACGGCGGAGCGACGGCGAGCTCCAAGACCTTCGTCCCCGAGCCCATCAACGCCGGCGACTACGGCAGTCCCGGGATGGTCCCGTCCGGCACGCCCGCGCGTCCCGGACTCATGATTACCGAGATCCTGTACGACTCGGCGTCGAACACGGGCGCCGGCAACGAATGGGAGTGGGTCGAGGTGTTCAACTCGGGCCCGTCGATCGACTTCGCGGCGACGCCCTACTGGTTCGATGACGACGACCAAGCGGCGCTCACCGCGGCGAACCTGACGACCGGCTCGATCGCGTCGGGGGGCGTCGCCGTATTGTTCAACGCCTCCGCCGCCAGCATCGATCGGATACGGGACGCCTGGGATCAACCCGGCGAGGCGCCGATCAACTGGATCGCCGTCAGCGAGTGGCCGGCGCTCGCCAACGGCGGCGACGCGGTCGGTCTCTGGAACAGCGGCGCCCCCTACGCGGCGGACAAAGCGGGGGAGGAACCGACCTTCGCCAACGCCGTGGCAAGCATCGCCTACGACGACTCGTCGCCCTGGCCGACCGGCGTCAATGGCGACGCGATCCGCCTGTCCAACCTCGGCAGCGATCCCGCCGACCCGGGGGCCTGGGCCCGCGCCCGTGGGGCCTACGCCGACCCGCAGGCCTACCGCTCGGCGGACGTGCTCGCGCCCGGCGGCGTGGTCGATAACGCGGGCGGTGACCACGGCAGCCCCGGCTACCACTGGCCGGACATCTACCCGCCGCTGCCCGGCGACTACAACAACGACGGCCGCGTCGACGCCGCCGACTACACGGTTTGGCGGGACAACAAGCCGCTGCCGACCGAGACCGCCAGCGTGGGCGTCAACGACGCCGCCGACTACGCCGTCTGGCGGGCCAACTACCGCGGCGCGGGGCTGGGCGGGGCGCGGGCCGTTCCCGAGCCCACGGCAGCCCTCTCCGTCGCCATCGGTCTGATGGCTTTCGGCCGGCGGGGACGCCGCCTCGGATCGGGCCCAATCGCAGCGACCAGACCGCCGCGGTCATGA
- a CDS encoding class I SAM-dependent methyltransferase, translating into MPRPAEERVLEVAAETAGRRVLGVTLGRAAALVGLAQRRPDATVACWVRDQFRASLIEGAPENLSVVCAADPPADAIDLALVPTTMHGEAELTRETLQAAADRLEPGGVLIAATDNPRDSWLRQQMDALFKGVRLHRFADAVVYSATKAEPLRKLRDFSCEFVYRDGARLLKAVTRPGVFSHRHVDPGARQLLAAATMEPGARVLDIGCGAGTVAMGLAARESSATVHAVDSDARAIECTLRGAELNGLTNLTAELNAFGDYVGAGDYDLVVTNPPYYADNQIAARMIDAAGESLRAGGRMLVVTKTPAWYEEYLATRRWRGVEIAPSKRYSIVTATRV; encoded by the coding sequence ATGCCGCGACCGGCCGAGGAGCGGGTTCTGGAGGTCGCTGCCGAGACCGCCGGGCGTCGGGTTCTGGGCGTGACCCTCGGGCGGGCGGCGGCCCTCGTGGGGCTGGCGCAGCGGCGGCCCGACGCGACCGTCGCCTGCTGGGTGCGGGATCAGTTCCGCGCGTCGCTGATCGAGGGAGCGCCCGAAAACCTGTCGGTCGTCTGCGCCGCCGACCCGCCGGCCGACGCGATCGATCTCGCCCTCGTGCCCACGACGATGCACGGCGAGGCGGAGCTGACGCGGGAGACGTTGCAAGCGGCGGCCGACCGGCTCGAACCCGGCGGCGTGTTGATCGCCGCGACGGACAACCCGCGCGACTCGTGGTTGCGGCAGCAGATGGACGCGCTCTTCAAGGGCGTGCGGCTGCATCGGTTCGCTGACGCCGTCGTCTACTCGGCGACGAAGGCCGAGCCGCTCCGCAAGCTCCGCGACTTCTCGTGCGAGTTCGTTTACCGCGACGGCGCGCGACTCTTGAAAGCGGTGACGCGGCCGGGCGTCTTCTCGCATCGGCACGTCGACCCCGGCGCGCGACAGCTGCTGGCGGCGGCGACGATGGAGCCCGGCGCGCGGGTGCTCGATATCGGCTGCGGCGCCGGGACGGTCGCGATGGGGCTGGCGGCGCGCGAATCGTCCGCGACGGTTCACGCCGTCGACAGCGACGCCCGCGCCATCGAATGCACCCTGCGCGGCGCCGAACTCAACGGCCTGACCAACCTAACGGCCGAGCTCAACGCGTTCGGCGACTATGTCGGCGCCGGCGATTACGACTTGGTCGTCACCAACCCGCCCTACTACGCCGACAACCAAATCGCGGCCCGGATGATCGATGCGGCTGGGGAGAGCCTTCGCGCGGGAGGGCGGATGCTCGTCGTGACGAAGACGCCGGCGTGGTACGAGGAGTACCTAGCAACGCGACGCTGGCGCGGCGTCGAGATCGCGCCGAGCAAACGCTACAGCATTGTCACGGCGACGAGGGTTTGA
- a CDS encoding metal ABC transporter solute-binding protein, Zn/Mn family, which translates to MRFFSLAALLAVVATISLLGCSAASDTADATRKPRVVATTGMVADMVRRIAGDAVEVTQIMGAGVDPHLYKATRDDVATILDADAVFYSGLLLEGKMADTFVKVGRSRPVYAVTELIDESKLLTPDGAEGHADPHVWMDVATWAGGIPVVRDALVELLPEMSETFAENSAAYETQLAELHAYARTKIATIPTSARVLVTSHDAFNYFGRAYDLEVLGVQGLSTESEAGLQRVNELVSLLVDRKVAAVFVESSVSPKNIRALIDGAASRGHEVVIGGELFSDAMGAAGTTEGTYVGMIDHNVTTVVRSLGGEADACGFTGKLSGCDE; encoded by the coding sequence ATGCGATTCTTTTCACTCGCTGCCCTGCTCGCCGTTGTCGCAACGATCAGCCTGCTGGGGTGTAGCGCCGCCAGCGACACGGCGGACGCGACGCGTAAGCCCCGCGTCGTGGCGACGACCGGCATGGTCGCCGACATGGTCCGCCGCATCGCCGGCGACGCCGTCGAGGTGACGCAGATCATGGGCGCCGGCGTCGATCCGCACCTTTACAAGGCGACCCGCGACGACGTCGCGACGATCCTCGATGCCGACGCCGTGTTCTATTCGGGCCTGTTGCTCGAAGGAAAGATGGCGGACACCTTCGTGAAGGTGGGCCGCAGCCGTCCCGTCTACGCCGTCACCGAGTTGATCGACGAGTCGAAGCTCTTGACGCCCGACGGCGCCGAGGGCCACGCCGATCCGCACGTCTGGATGGACGTCGCGACGTGGGCCGGAGGCATCCCTGTCGTCCGCGACGCGCTCGTCGAACTGCTTCCCGAGATGTCGGAGACGTTCGCCGAAAACTCGGCGGCCTATGAGACGCAACTCGCCGAGCTCCACGCGTATGCACGGACGAAGATCGCGACGATCCCCACGTCGGCCCGTGTGCTCGTGACCTCCCACGACGCGTTCAACTACTTCGGACGCGCCTACGACCTCGAGGTCCTCGGCGTGCAGGGCCTCTCGACCGAGTCCGAAGCCGGCCTGCAACGCGTCAACGAACTGGTGTCGCTGCTGGTGGATCGCAAGGTCGCCGCCGTGTTCGTCGAGTCGAGCGTCTCGCCGAAGAACATCCGCGCGCTGATCGATGGCGCCGCGTCGCGCGGCCATGAAGTGGTGATCGGCGGCGAGTTGTTTTCTGACGCGATGGGAGCCGCCGGCACGACCGAAGGGACGTACGTCGGCATGATCGACCACAACGTGACGACCGTCGTCCGATCGCTCGGCGGCGAGGCCGACGCCTGCGGCTTTACCGGCAAGCTCTCGGGGTGCGACGAATGA
- a CDS encoding metal ABC transporter permease: protein MSGAIALLWPTLLAWADVLLLRDYNTRVVVLGATLLGVGAGVVGSFTLLRKRALIGDALSHATLPGIATAFLVGSSLWGDGKSLPILLLGGAISGVLGVGAILMVRRFTRLSEDAALGIVLSVFFGAGVALLGVTQQVGGNAAGLESFIYGKTASMLSSDAWLIAGASAACVLVSLLLFKELALLCFDAGFAASRGYPVGWLDAALMAMVVVITIVGLQAVGLILMIALLVIPPAAARFWTEDLRTMTRIAALLGGLSSFVGAILSASYPKLPSGATIVLVAAAAFVLSALFGMKRGVVLRWLRRRWFLRGIEMEHLLRSVYEVAEHREDDAAPRDRLLALRSWSQPQLRHVIGRAARQGLVRLDSQDAVRLTARGAVEAKRLTRQHRLWELYLITHAEVAPGKVDRGADAIEHVLDPETIHELELLLHDSSAVAPPASPHVIRGTTE, encoded by the coding sequence GTGAGCGGAGCGATCGCCCTTCTCTGGCCAACGCTTCTGGCTTGGGCCGACGTGCTCTTGCTCCGCGATTACAACACCCGCGTTGTCGTACTCGGGGCGACGCTCCTCGGCGTTGGAGCCGGCGTGGTCGGTAGTTTTACGTTGCTGCGCAAGCGGGCCCTGATCGGCGACGCCCTCAGCCACGCGACGCTACCGGGCATCGCCACGGCGTTCCTGGTGGGCTCTTCGCTGTGGGGCGACGGCAAGTCGTTGCCGATCTTGCTGCTCGGCGGCGCCATCAGCGGCGTCCTTGGCGTTGGCGCCATCTTGATGGTGCGCCGCTTTACACGGCTCAGCGAGGACGCGGCGCTGGGCATCGTGCTCAGCGTCTTCTTCGGCGCCGGCGTCGCGCTGCTGGGCGTCACGCAACAGGTCGGCGGTAACGCGGCGGGGCTGGAGTCGTTCATCTACGGGAAGACCGCCTCGATGCTGTCGAGCGACGCCTGGCTGATCGCCGGCGCGTCGGCGGCCTGTGTGCTGGTTAGCTTGCTGCTGTTCAAGGAGCTCGCTCTCTTGTGCTTCGATGCCGGCTTCGCCGCTTCGCGGGGCTACCCGGTCGGCTGGCTCGATGCGGCGTTGATGGCGATGGTGGTCGTGATCACGATTGTCGGCCTGCAAGCGGTGGGTCTGATCCTGATGATCGCCCTGCTCGTGATCCCGCCTGCCGCGGCGCGGTTCTGGACCGAAGACCTCCGCACGATGACCCGTATCGCCGCGCTGCTGGGCGGTTTGAGTTCTTTTGTCGGCGCCATCCTGAGCGCCAGCTACCCCAAACTCCCTTCCGGGGCGACGATCGTCCTCGTGGCTGCGGCCGCATTCGTCCTTAGCGCCCTCTTCGGCATGAAGCGGGGCGTGGTGCTGCGCTGGTTGCGACGACGATGGTTCCTCCGTGGCATCGAGATGGAGCACCTGTTACGCAGCGTTTACGAGGTCGCCGAGCACCGCGAAGACGACGCCGCGCCGCGAGACCGGCTGTTGGCCCTCCGGAGTTGGTCGCAGCCGCAGCTTCGCCACGTGATCGGTCGCGCCGCTAGGCAAGGCTTGGTGAGGCTCGACTCGCAAGACGCCGTGCGGCTGACGGCCCGCGGCGCCGTCGAAGCGAAGCGGCTGACGCGGCAACACCGGCTGTGGGAGCTTTATTTGATCACCCACGCCGAGGTCGCCCCGGGCAAGGTCGATCGCGGCGCCGACGCGATCGAGCACGTTCTCGACCCCGAGACGATCCACGAACTTGAGCTGCTGCTCCACGACTCCTCCGCGGTCGCGCCGCCGGCAAGCCCGCACGTGATTCGGGGGACGACTGAATGA